From the genome of Sulfurovum riftiae, one region includes:
- the sppA gene encoding signal peptide peptidase SppA, which yields MFKKISDFIKWIGDHFKGMLFLLILLIVFMPTSESKLKPANLQEIKLSGPIMDADKVLKEINEAQKDDDIKGVLLNVNSPGGAVPPSIEICYAIKELREHKPVIAYASGIMASGSYYASIYANRIIANPGSIVGSIGVIMESPNLERLMDKIGIGTQVVKEGTYKEAGTPTRKWTPKEREELERLTKDTYELFVSDVAEARGLEVKNDKAYADAHIFSSKRAKEVGLIDEVATKSSAKKQVAELAKVKKPVWKEKDKFEAFIESLGTESILKLQGYFYGLKSVLF from the coding sequence ATGTTTAAAAAGATCAGTGATTTCATCAAATGGATCGGTGACCATTTCAAAGGGATGCTTTTTCTGCTCATCCTGCTGATCGTCTTTATGCCCACTTCCGAATCAAAACTGAAACCTGCCAACCTGCAGGAGATCAAGCTCAGCGGTCCCATCATGGATGCCGACAAAGTCCTCAAAGAGATAAACGAAGCACAAAAAGATGACGACATCAAAGGTGTACTTCTCAATGTCAACTCTCCCGGAGGTGCCGTACCTCCCTCCATAGAGATCTGTTACGCGATCAAGGAACTCAGGGAACACAAACCGGTCATCGCCTATGCCAGCGGCATCATGGCAAGCGGCAGCTACTACGCATCCATCTATGCCAACAGGATCATCGCCAATCCGGGATCGATCGTCGGTTCCATCGGAGTGATCATGGAAAGCCCCAACCTTGAACGGTTGATGGACAAAATAGGCATCGGTACGCAGGTGGTCAAGGAAGGTACCTACAAAGAGGCCGGGACACCGACAAGAAAGTGGACCCCAAAAGAGAGGGAAGAGCTGGAACGGCTGACCAAAGACACCTACGAACTCTTCGTCTCGGATGTCGCCGAGGCCAGAGGACTGGAGGTCAAAAATGACAAAGCCTATGCCGATGCGCACATCTTCTCTTCCAAAAGAGCCAAAGAGGTGGGGCTCATAGATGAAGTGGCTACCAAAAGCAGTGCAAAGAAGCAGGTAGCCGAATTGGCCAAAGTGAAAAAGCCGGTCTGGAAAGAGAAAGACAAGTTCGAAGCCTTTATCGAAAGCCTGGGAACAGAAAGCATCCTGAAACTTCAGGGGTATTTCTACGGCTTGAAATCCGTACTCTTCTAG
- the mqnF gene encoding aminofutalosine deaminase family hydrolase, whose product MKVISADHIYTPNGFIEHQAVAFDTQIRGIGPLESLLTVYPDAEIIRTAPYSVVYPGFINTHVHLEFSANKTSLKYGSFMPWLDSVIEHRDDLVNACDNAMMQKECDEMLRSGITTFGAISSFGTELEVCEKAAQRVVFFNEVIGSNAATADMLYGDFLERVAASQSCSKEARIIPAVAVHSPYSVHPVILQKAVTLAKQHKMPLTAHFLESQAERQWLERGEGELKSFFEKYFNTTVPVTDIEEFMHAFDTYPTHFAHAVQATQEELAYLSKKGHSIAHCPRSNRYLGCGRLKIEELKLPFSVATDGLSSNDSLNIFDEFRAALMLHNDIPIHTLAEQLIKASTRDAAEILGLDCGKIEVGAAADLAVLTLPAMPQSKEEVALWSIIHTKQVSHVYIEGEKYV is encoded by the coding sequence CCCAACGGCTTTATTGAGCATCAGGCCGTAGCTTTTGATACACAGATCCGCGGCATCGGCCCGCTGGAAAGTCTTCTCACAGTCTATCCGGATGCGGAGATCATCAGAACGGCACCCTACTCGGTGGTCTACCCAGGGTTCATCAACACCCATGTGCACCTCGAATTCTCTGCCAACAAAACCTCTTTGAAATACGGCTCGTTCATGCCCTGGCTCGATTCGGTCATAGAACACAGGGACGATCTCGTAAATGCCTGCGACAATGCTATGATGCAAAAAGAGTGTGATGAGATGCTGCGTTCGGGCATTACCACTTTCGGTGCCATATCCAGCTTCGGCACGGAACTTGAAGTATGTGAAAAGGCGGCGCAGCGTGTCGTCTTCTTCAATGAGGTCATTGGCTCCAATGCGGCTACTGCCGACATGCTTTACGGCGATTTCCTTGAACGTGTCGCGGCGTCGCAAAGCTGCAGCAAGGAAGCACGCATCATACCTGCTGTAGCGGTCCATTCCCCCTACTCCGTCCACCCCGTCATCCTGCAGAAAGCCGTGACACTTGCCAAACAGCATAAAATGCCTTTGACGGCCCACTTTCTGGAGTCACAGGCGGAACGTCAATGGCTCGAGAGGGGAGAGGGAGAACTTAAATCCTTCTTTGAAAAGTACTTCAACACCACCGTACCGGTAACGGATATTGAGGAGTTCATGCATGCCTTCGATACCTATCCGACCCATTTTGCCCATGCGGTACAGGCGACACAGGAAGAGCTGGCATACCTGAGTAAAAAGGGACATTCCATAGCCCACTGTCCGCGTTCGAACCGTTATCTTGGCTGCGGACGCCTCAAGATAGAAGAACTTAAACTGCCATTCTCCGTTGCCACAGACGGGTTGAGTTCCAACGATTCACTCAACATTTTCGATGAATTCAGGGCTGCACTGATGCTGCATAACGACATACCTATACATACTCTGGCCGAACAGCTCATCAAAGCGAGTACCAGGGATGCCGCCGAGATACTCGGACTCGACTGCGGAAAGATAGAGGTCGGGGCTGCTGCAGACCTTGCCGTACTCACGCTTCCGGCCATGCCCCAGAGCAAAGAAGAGGTTGCCTTGTGGAGCATCATTCATACCAAGCAGGTCTCGCATGTCTATATAGAAGGAGAAAAATATGTTTAA
- the ppk2 gene encoding polyphosphate kinase 2 — translation MQKKFIALCEEKCKKEGSRIAEGKEPRLPVWKKESTLNYEKELKILQMELLKLQNHVKEKGLKLLIIFEGRDAAGKGGTIKRIIEHLNPRGARVVALGKPSDVEKTQWYFQRYTTHLPSGGEITIFDRSWYNRAGVEPVMGFCTEQEHARFLHEVPFYEEMQVGSGTHLIKFYLSVSKEEQARRFHDRKVNPLKNFKISPIDIKAQELWDKYTIAKYSMLLASHTEHAPWTILNSDDKKTARINVIKHILSSFDYEGKSPDLDLKTEPEILYDGSKEIIRLEKLITEEKMA, via the coding sequence CTGCAAAAGAAATTTATAGCGTTATGTGAAGAGAAGTGTAAAAAAGAGGGTTCACGGATCGCAGAGGGGAAAGAGCCCCGTCTGCCTGTCTGGAAAAAAGAGAGTACCCTCAATTACGAAAAAGAACTGAAGATACTGCAGATGGAACTGCTCAAACTCCAGAACCATGTCAAAGAGAAAGGCCTGAAACTGCTTATCATCTTCGAAGGACGCGATGCTGCAGGCAAAGGCGGGACCATCAAGCGGATCATCGAGCACCTCAATCCGCGCGGTGCCAGGGTCGTAGCGCTCGGAAAACCCTCCGATGTCGAAAAGACACAGTGGTACTTTCAGCGCTATACGACACACCTGCCCAGCGGCGGGGAGATCACGATCTTCGACAGAAGTTGGTACAACCGTGCCGGTGTTGAACCTGTCATGGGGTTCTGTACGGAGCAGGAACACGCAAGGTTCCTACACGAAGTGCCTTTTTACGAGGAGATGCAGGTGGGCTCCGGAACACACCTGATCAAGTTCTACCTTTCCGTCTCGAAGGAGGAACAGGCAAGACGTTTTCATGATCGGAAGGTCAACCCGCTCAAGAATTTCAAGATCTCTCCCATAGATATCAAAGCACAGGAGCTCTGGGACAAATACACCATTGCCAAATACTCCATGCTGCTGGCTTCGCATACAGAGCATGCTCCCTGGACCATTCTCAACTCGGATGACAAAAAAACCGCACGCATCAATGTCATCAAACATATCCTCTCCTCTTTTGACTACGAGGGAAAATCACCCGATCTCGACCTGAAGACCGAACCGGAGATCCTTTATGACGGTTCCAAAGAGATCATCAGACTTGAAAAGCTGATTACTGAAGAAAAAATGGCCTGA